The Morganella morganii sequence CCCGGATCGATAACAGTTCCGTGATCGCTTCCAGTGTAAACCCTAATTGTTTTGCATACCGGATAAAGCGCAGCCGGTGCAGATCCTGCTCAGTATACAAACGATAGCCGCCATCCGTTCGGGTCTGATGATCCATCATGCCCTGTTTTTCATAAAAACGGATCGTATCCGGTGTCACTTCTGCAAGTTTTGCTAACTGACCAATTCGGTACATCGGCAACCTCCTGACATCATCTGGCCTGAAGCCATCATATCAGAATAGTAAAATGTTGTATGTCGTTGGCAGAGATATGGGGCTGAGGAAAGTAACTTCAAGGGCAGGATTAACAGAAATAAAAAAACCGGGTAAAAACCCGGTTTTTTTACGCAGTAACAGATTACTCTGCTGCTGCTTCAGTCTGGGATTCAGCGCGGTCAACAAGCTCAATGTAAGCCATTGGAGCATTGTCACCAGCACGGAAACCACATTTCAGAATGCGGGTGTAACCACCTGCACGCTGAGCGAAACGTGGTCCCAGCTCGTTGAACAGTTTTGCCACGATTTCGTTATCACGAGTACGGGCGAATGCTAAACGACGGTTAGCAACGCTATCCGTTTTAGCCAGGGTAATCAACGGCTCAACAACGCGACGCAGTTCTTTTGCCTTAGGCAAAGTCGTCTTGATAATTTCGTGACGAACTAAAGAACCGGCCATGTTACGAAACATAGCTTGGCGATGGCTGCTGTTGCGGTTCAATTGACGACCACTCATACGATGGCGCATGACCTTATCCTTCTCAGTAAAACCTTAACCTGTGATCTTATTCGTCAGCAATACTTGCCGGCGGCCAATTTTCCAGACGCATGCCCAGAGATAAGCCGCGAGATGCCAGAACGTCCTTAATTTCAGTAAGAGATTTCTTACCGAGGTTAGGTGTTTTGAGCAACTCAACTTCTGTACGCTGTACCAGATCACCGATGTAGTGGATTGCTTCTGCCTTGAGACAGTTAGCAGAGCGGACAGTCAATTCGAGATCGTCTACTGGGCGCAGTAAAATCGGATCGAATTCTGGTTTTTCTTCTTTCACTTCCGGCTGACGAACATCACGTAAGTCAACGAAAGCTTCCAGTTGTTCGGCCAGAATGGTTGCCGCACGACGAATTGATTCTTCTGGATCAATCGTGCCGTTGGTTTCCATTTCGATAACCAATTTATCCAAGTCGGTACGCTGCTCAACACGTGCTGCTTCAACATTGTAAGCAATACGCTCAACTGGGCTGTAGCACGCGTCTACTAACAGACGACCGATTGGGCGCTCATCTTCTTCCGAATGAATTCGGGCAGAAGCTGGAACATAACCACGACCACGCTGAACTTTGATGCGCATATTAATAGATGCGCCTTCGTCAGTGAGATGGCAAATTACATGCTCCGGCTTGACGATTTCAACATCACCGTCATGGATGATGTCGGCTGCAGTCACAGGGCCAATGCCAGATTTATTCAGAGTTAAGATGACTTCATCTTTTCCCTGAAGTTTTACCGCCAGCCCTTTCAGGTTGAGCAGAATTTCCAGGATATCTTCCT is a genomic window containing:
- the rplQ gene encoding 50S ribosomal protein L17; translation: MRHRMSGRQLNRNSSHRQAMFRNMAGSLVRHEIIKTTLPKAKELRRVVEPLITLAKTDSVANRRLAFARTRDNEIVAKLFNELGPRFAQRAGGYTRILKCGFRAGDNAPMAYIELVDRAESQTEAAAE
- a CDS encoding DNA-directed RNA polymerase subunit alpha, with amino-acid sequence MQGSVTEFLKPRLVDIEQISSTHAKVTLEPLERGFGHTLGNALRRILLSSMPGCAVTEVEIDGVLHEYSTKEGVQEDILEILLNLKGLAVKLQGKDEVILTLNKSGIGPVTAADIIHDGDVEIVKPEHVICHLTDEGASINMRIKVQRGRGYVPASARIHSEEDERPIGRLLVDACYSPVERIAYNVEAARVEQRTDLDKLVIEMETNGTIDPEESIRRAATILAEQLEAFVDLRDVRQPEVKEEKPEFDPILLRPVDDLELTVRSANCLKAEAIHYIGDLVQRTEVELLKTPNLGKKSLTEIKDVLASRGLSLGMRLENWPPASIADE